CTGCCCTAGTTACACCCCTGAAGGCAGATGGTGAGCTGAGCATATTCTCTTTTCACTATAAATAACCCTGACAGAATTGACATTATTTTCCCACCCCAGCCCCACAGACTTAGAAGCAATGCAGAATATTTGAGACTTAAGGCTTCCATCAGattcatcttctcccttccttttcccttcctcaaaCTCAAGGGTACCTTTTAACCACTCCATGGGTAGAGCAGTGTCTGGGCCAATTCTCAATATGCCTCGCCTACAACTATCAAACCAGAGCTGTGTGTTTGGTTGAGGAAGTCTTAAGTCTCTTTACcaaagaaagagaatttcaaCCGACTTCTTGATTCTAGTTCTGGCCCAGCTGCTGCCAGAACCTTGGACAGGTCTACCTACCTTTAGGATCctagtttcctcttctatcagAGAGAACACCTGCTGGTCCGCTTAAAAGGGTGGTAGAAAGATCACACAACACAATATCAAGTCACATTTTTGCTTCCTGGAAGCCAGGAAGGCTTGATTTCCAGTCCTTCCTCTGGCACATGCTAATTGAattaacctgggcaagtcacttaacctgatacTGGCAACCAGGACTCTTACAGTGCAGGACTGGTGCCAAACTACATTGGGAAAGTTCCCCAAACTACACTTGGGATTTCCCTATACCATCGAAGTCCCAGATCCGGTTCCCAACCCTGTCCCTTAAGTTTGCAAAGCTTTTCTCATGACACCAAGATAGGAtgttggaatcaggaaacctgggttccaTTCCAGTTACCACTATTTACTGGGTTTGAAACACCCCAGCCGGTCACCTAAACTTCCACTTCATGAGGATAATGGGTAGAACGTGCCTTTGAAAAATCCTAAAACAATGTAGATGTAGAAACGAGAGACAGCTGTGGCTGGGAGATGGGGAAGACAGTGaaccataaatttagagctgattATCTAAGTCAAgggagttaggtggcacagtgctagAAAGAATGCCATGCCCAGAGtcaagctctgagttcaaattcaggctcatacatttaatagctgtgtgaccctgggcaagtcacttcatcctgtttggtccagtttcctcatctgtaaaatgaaccggagaaggtgatggcaaaccactccagtatctttgccaagaaaacctcagatggggttacagagtcagacatggctgaaatgagtGAACCACAATCTAGGCcaatctttgttttacagatgaggaaaccaaggaccGGCAAagtagtgatttgcccaaagtcatacagaaaGTAGATGACAATGaggattccaacccaggttcTGCGTGCTCAGATCCAGCACTTTGCTGTACCACATGGCCAGCCTTAAGAACCCTGAAAGCAATTTCTAGCTGGTCCCTGATCAGGCTGTGATCTGAAAAGTGAACAAGGGAAGGAGTTCACTCCCCTTctgcttccctatttctgtctctgGGTGTCTGGTCCCTCACCCCCACAACCAATAAAACAACAGGGTGTCTTCGAGCCCCCGACTCATGGTTCAGTGCAGGTTTATTTGTTTCAATGTTTTATTCCAGGCAAGTGCTTTTACATGGAGAGTATTCATGTCCCGATACCTAAAGTCTTAGAGCATGAACAGCCACTAGAATACAGCTCAATAGTAAAAATACAATATGTACAAAATTAGGGtttttgtagggttttttttgatttttttttttcacacagcAGATGTATCCAAACACATAAAAATCTCTACAGTCCGGGGTCTTGAGGGTTCAGATTTCCGGAAACAGAGACACAGTGACTGAGTCCTCACTGTAAACAAGGGCCTCCTCTTTGGGGAGGGGGGCGCACCCTGAGGAGGGATGGGGGCTCATCCTGGAGAGGGCAGGGCCTAAGTGTGGCCCCAAAGCACCCCACTGTGCTCACCCTGCCCACGGGCCCCTCCTCCCTGGCCCCCTGAGGACCCGAGCCCATCGAGGTAAAGACTCCCAGCCAGTGAGTCACTTAGAGAACATAAAAAAATCAACATGAGAGGTAAGATGTGTGAGTGTCTGTGGGTgtctgtgtgggtgtgtatgtgtgtgtgtgtcccaagTTAGAAGGTCTGAGGAGAGAGGCAGGACTCGGTATCCCGAGGGCGGGGAGGGCCAGGGCTAGCCCTGGTCCTGGTGGCTGCTGAAGGAGACACTCCACAAGAATGAGGCTGGGGAATAGGGGGACAGCAGCCCCCCAACGTTACAGCATCACAGCGTTCACCAGAAAACAGAACACAACGGTAACAACACCCACCGGAGCCACTCTAGACACAGTTAGCACGACACAGACCCCGCCCACCCCAGGTGCCTTGGGGGTTGGATGAGGTATCTGGGCACAAGCCCCAGAGAGTGGGGGGAGGCACAATTTAGGTTCCATCCTTGTCTGGCCATGAGCACTACATGGctgaaagagggggaagggagggaggagaggagaggtggggATGCCCAGTCTCCTCATCCATCCTGCCTCCATACCCACCCACTCTGCTCTGCCCCCAAGGGCCTAATGCCTACAAGGCTGTTCCACAGAGGACACAGTGGAGCTAATGAGTCCGAAGATGCTGACAGGAGGCCATGGGGTGGAGGTTGCAGCTGGAAGGAGGGAAACTAGCATGAGTCATGGGTGCTGTCACCCTCTAGGCCAGGGACTGAATGGAACAGACTGCTTGTacattccccaaatgacaaatACACCAAGCAGAGGAAGGAACCCTAATGACTAAAATCTCCCAGTCCACAAAGAGAACGGAGTGAGGGTTTGGAGGCAGTTAGGATTTCCTTCTGGACAGAATCCACTTTGGGGCCTTTGAGGTGTTCACATAATCCCAAACCACCATACCTAGGGAATCCAGCTTCCAGAACAGCACCACAGACTTAAGACGCAGGAGACTGGAAGTTCAAGGGGCCCCAAGGCCTCCCTACAGTGCTTTCTCCCCCAGGGCACACTCAACTTAAATCAGCAACCCTCCTGGGCAGCCCAGGCGCCTGACTATCCTTAGGATACCTTGCCAAACAGCCCCCATGAAGGCAACGAGTATacgtatctatatatatatatgaatatatatgtgccTAAATGGGTATCTGAGTGTACATGTATGCGCATGTGTTTTACACAAGGTCACTTGTAATAACTATATGAAGAGAAGAGAAACCAAAGCTGTCCCCGAAGGTAGACTCACTAACAGGGGGGGCTGGGGGAAGCCCCATTCCCAGACCTCGCTCCTCAGGAGCTGGGGTTGGAGGGACAGGGCAGAGGTCTGGGcagtctctttccccttctttcccctctggaGGAATGCCTGAGAGCCATCCTcagggaaaaactgaggcagcagGATGCTAAGGTGACTGTTCCCCAGGCTCAGTCCAAAGCATCAAAAGTAAACCAGAGAAGTGAAAGAAACAGTGGTGCAAGAAGGTACAGGGGGACCGGCTGCAGTTACTGCCTATTTCTTAATGTCCAAAAGGCCAGTTCCTGCTGTGATCCCCAGATCCCCCTATGCAGGAGCTGCGGGGGAGGGGTCATCATTGCAGCCTCATCCCCCATCCTGGTCATAACCATCTGACCACAGGGTCCCCTGAACTCAGCCCAGAGAAGAACCTAGGCCCCTAGAACACAAGTTACAAGCCCTTCCTCAAGTTCAATgcatggggggggtgggggtgggggggtggcgCACCAAGAAACACACACGCATACCTGCACACGAACATATGCACACAGACTGAGCATgcacagatacacacatgcacacgtccACCAGTTACAACTCCACATGTCTGagcaaagggaaggagaggggattCAGAAGGTTTGAAGCCTCTCTACTCCCAGCTGGGGATCCAGACCCTTGGGCCTCTACCCTCCAGGGCTCTGCCTCTCCTCCCTATCCCTGAAAGGATCCACCTAGGGGAAAGGGCCCAGAGAagagcagagaagggaaggatcCAGGTCCAGGGACAAGCTAGCAAGCCCTACCTCTGCATCTTCATCCAGACGGGCTAGGGAGGCCTGGATCCATAGGGACCAGGTGGGGCCCAGATCAGTCTGGTGTTCAAAGGTCAAGCAGTCACTGTATCTTCCTCAAAAGCAGACGTCAGGGGTTTGGGGGCaaggtggaggagagaagatCACGGCACAAACCCCCACGGGAATCTcactgatttctctttcatttggtTTATTATTAGTAGAGAATTGTCTTAAATAGTTTCTACTGTAACAAATCACAGTGACCTCAGATGGATCAATCAGACTGTAGTGTGGGCTGAGGGAAAGGGTGTTGGGGTTGCCCCACATATCAGGGTCCCTATTtaatcccccccccccagctcctTCGGACCTCTGGCCCACTGAACTGTCTGCTTCCCATCACCTGTGTTTGAAGCAGCCCCCACCCCCAGGTCTCCACATAATGGTTGTCTGGACAGAATGACCTCAACATCACAGCCCCCAGCTCGGCCTGGGGAGAGAACCCCTGGtgtgggcggggggggggggccccCAGAGCTCAGCCACCTACAGACAAATAGCAGCATCAGCAGCACAtgaggggggtgggaaggagggagggacaagGGACAAACCCAAGAACATCACATCTACAGCTCACTGATTACACAGGAAGGGAAGGCGAGGCGGGACAGAACGGGACAAGAACGGAAATCGAGGCAGCCACCACAGCCACGGGACCACGCTCACCAAAGGTTCTCTTGGGTTTTTTGTCAAGTCCAAGTGCAGCAGGGCTAGTCCTTCTCCCCTTGCCCTCCTGGCCCAGctcagagtggggagggagtcagcatccccatctcttctcctctccctctgggCTCAGGTTCTGCACCCTGCCCGTCCCCTGAGGGCAAAGGAGGGGGCTGGACTGGAATGTGTGGAGCTGCTTGGTGGGAAGGGGTATCAGGGACCTCCAAGTGATACCCCACTTCAGGCCAGCTTCAGGGTGCTGACAGGGAAGGATGGCATGGTGACCATGGTCACTGGGTTTAGGACCGTCTGGCCCACCAGCTGGGGGTGATGGACCACCTGGGCACCCACAGCTGGCTTGGCCATGACTGTGGCCGGTGGCCCCAGCCCACCCGTGCCATTGACTTGCTGGTGGGAAAGGGTGTGGGCGATGTGGCTCACGGCCACCGGCTGTGGATACAGGGGCAGCTGGGAGCCCAGGTGGGCCACGTGGTTGAGGGCTGCAGGGTGGACAGTAATGTGGCCAATGGGGGGTGTGGCAGGTGCCAGCTGCACAGGGCTGGGGGCTGAAGGGGCAATGTGGGCGATGTGCTTGCCCCCAGGGCCCTGAAGCACATGGTTCACAGTCTGGATGACTGAGGCATGGGTGGTGGCCGTGTGAGCGATGACCGTCGAGCCCCCTCCCGCCGTGGCCACGAGGTGGGCGGGGGCTGACACCAGGGTCTGGGCGGCAGCTGCTGGAGGATGGGGTTTCTGCTGCAGAGCCGAAGGGTGGGAGTGAGGGGCTGGGACAGCGGAGGCCGTGCCAGGAGGCAGGGGAGCTGGCTTCAGGAGCTCAGGCTGTGGCCGCTGGTTCAGCTTGGGCAGCCCCATGCCCGACCGATCATCCTCCATGTCTTCATCCACGTTGTCCTCACCTTCTGTTGGGTGGGCAGatcagaaaaaggagagagaagggaacagggtcagGGAGCAGGAAGACAGCTGGGGTGGCCCTGCAGGGAGCCAGGGCGAGGGTAGGCTGGGAGTGGGGATGGGCAAAGGCAGGGTTACCTGATGCGGTGGAGGTAGAGGCCTGGTCATCCTCCGGCTGCCCCGCCTGCCGCAGCACCCGCTCCATCTCGAGTGCATCCATCCACTGGCTCAGCTCTCGCTTCAGCTCCGTCAGCTGCTGCTGCGTAGCTATCTTCTCCCGGGCCAGCCTCTCCATCTCGTGCTCATACTCCTTCTCCTTCCGTTTCAGTGTCTGCAGGACAAGGAGATGGGGACACGTGGAAAAGCTGTGCTCAGCACCTGGGCCTGTGTGGCCCCCACCTCTCCCGGTCACCCTGCCAAGGGTCCATCCCCTCATCCCCAACAGTAGGTAAGATAACAAAGGTGGTGAAGAGACCGGAAGCTGCTAAGGAGGCAGCTGGGAAGGGGTCACCCACTTCTTCTATTCCAAGCACAAAACCTGAGTACTAGACTTTAGGAGTCCCACTGTGAGCCCGTGGCTCCAAGTGTCCTTGGACTCAGCCCCCTTGGGACCAGGTCTAGGATTTGTGTGGATGGGAGCTGTTTCTTTGGCTTTCTCATGAAGGCAATGAATGCGTATCCATGGCCCCAACTCCACAGGGGTGAGGGGGGGCCTGATGCTCCCTTCTCCTGTCCCCCTCCCTATTTC
The DNA window shown above is from Notamacropus eugenii isolate mMacEug1 chromosome 2, mMacEug1.pri_v2, whole genome shotgun sequence and carries:
- the MNT gene encoding max-binding protein MNT — translated: MSIETLLEAARFLEWQAQQQQRAREEHEKHRLEREQEQKASATRVNHMLPPEEPRIEAPPLPLSPPAPPPAPPPPLATPVTVIPIPMVTGSPQPMPPPPPLPLPPAQPLTLAPRQPALVSAPGLSIKDPLPQLPRPPATATPLLPDSKGTVAPTGSPKPLQPFPTPILTIAQHHVVQQPIQPQLPAPQPPPPAALAALKLAPAEEVKPSEQKKRPGGIGTREVHNKLEKNRRAHLKECFETLKRNIPNVDDKKTSNLSVLRSALRYIQTLKRKEKEYEHEMERLAREKIATQQQLTELKRELSQWMDALEMERVLRQAGQPEDDQASTSTASEGEDNVDEDMEDDRSGMGLPKLNQRPQPELLKPAPLPPGTASAVPAPHSHPSALQQKPHPPAAAAQTLVSAPAHLVATAGGGSTVIAHTATTHASVIQTVNHVLQGPGGKHIAHIAPSAPSPVQLAPATPPIGHITVHPAALNHVAHLGSQLPLYPQPVAVSHIAHTLSHQQVNGTGGLGPPATVMAKPAVGAQVVHHPQLVGQTVLNPVTMVTMPSFPVSTLKLA